The DNA sequence ATGATTCGCGCCATCGTTGGAACTTTGAATATCAGGCAAAAGTTAAAATCCGATTAACCAAATCGGCGCGCCGGCACCGATGGTATTGGTGATCGCGATTTCTATTTATGCGCGCCATGGTTGAAAGCGATTGCTGTCTGTCATTATCAAAACATACAATGCTGTGCTTTTTCCTTTGAGCGACAGGACAAGATGAGCGAGCGCCCGATACCCGGCCTGGAGTGGAACTGGGCAAGCCCGGAAACCGAAGGCGTGGCGAATGCCGAGCAGCTGGCCAGCTTCATCGAGGATGACCGGCTCCGCCGCCTGTTCGCCTATTGGCGCGAAAAGCGTCAGGGCCGTCCAATGCCGTCCCGCACGGACATCGACCCGACGGAGATTCCCTGGGCGCTGGCGCAGATCTTCCTGGTCGATTACGCACCGGAGAGTGGCTTCCGCTACCGGCTGGCCGGTACCGAGGTCTCCTCGATCTTCGGCCACAGCAATCTGAAGGGCATGACGCTGGAGGATATCCTCGGGCCGGAAAAGGCGGCGGTGGTCGCCGGGCGCTGGATGCCGCTGGTGGAACAGCGGCTGCTGCTGTGCATGAAGGGCATGGTCTATCTGCCCGCCGAC is a window from the Oceanibaculum indicum P24 genome containing:
- a CDS encoding PAS domain-containing protein; the protein is MSERPIPGLEWNWASPETEGVANAEQLASFIEDDRLRRLFAYWREKRQGRPMPSRTDIDPTEIPWALAQIFLVDYAPESGFRYRLAGTEVSSIFGHSNLKGMTLEDILGPEKAAVVAGRWMPLVEQRLLLCMKGMVYLPADRTPIGERLMLPLADAADGPVTGLLGMTVCEWHKGEVAEEVKLSRVKTLSVRMIA